Proteins encoded by one window of Elaeis guineensis isolate ETL-2024a chromosome 12, EG11, whole genome shotgun sequence:
- the LOC105054733 gene encoding cytochrome P450 89A2-like — translation MDIWHLVLLSLSFATALGLLLRPATKKRGLPPGPPAVPIIGNLFWLRRSFQDVETILRELHGQYGPIVTLHIGSRPFIVISDRTLAHRALVEHGATFSDRGPKLPATSFLIRDHIISGAAYGPLWRLLRRNLISEILHSSRVKLYAHGRAWVLQVLTNHLRSQAASNDAGAVTAVESFRFAMFCLLVLMCFGEKLDEKAIKDIEIAQKSPLLYGRKLYVLAFAPRISRYIFRDRLKTALQMRQRQAELFVPLIRARKEFKKQQQRQKSEEERFVYSYVDSLLDIELSEEGGRKLTEPEMVALCSEFLNAGTDTTSTALQWIMANLVKHQEIQAKLMEEIDGAVGSEGEEIKEEDLQKMPYLKAVIMEGLRRHPPGHFVLMHTVTEDVILDGYLIPKGAAINFMVAEIGRDGKVWEEPMEFKPERFLAGGTGEGVDITGSREIKMMPFGVGRRICPGLVLAMLHLEYFVANLVREFEWKPVDGEEVDLSEKPEFTVVMKNPLRACILPRRKI, via the coding sequence ATGGATATTTGGCACCTTGTCCTGCTCTCCCTTTCCTTTGCCACTGCCCTCGGTCTCCTCCTCCGCCCTGCAACCAAGAAGAGAGGGCTCCCCCCGGGCCCCCCCGCCGTGCCGATCATCGGCAACCTTTTCTGGCTCCGACGGTCCTTTCAAGACGTGGAGACCATCCTCCGGGAACTCCACGGTCAGTATGGTCCCATCGTCACCCTCCACATAGGCTCCCGCCCCTTCATCGTCATCTCCGACCGGACCCTCGCCCACCGGGCCCTCGTCGAGCATGGAGCCACCTTCTCCGACCGCGGCCCCAAACTCCCCGCCACCAGTTTCCTCATCCGCGACCATATCATCTCCGGTGCCGCCTATGGGCCCCTCTGGCGCCTGCTCCGCCGCAACCTCATCTCCGAGATCCTCCACTCCTCCCGCGTCAAGCTCTATGCCCACGGCCGCGCCTGGGTCCTTCAAGTCCTCACCAACCACCTCCGATCCCAAGCCGCTTCGAACGACGCCGGCGCGGTCACTGCCGTGGAGAGCTTTCGATTCGCCATGTTCTGTTTATTGGTTCTCATGTGCTTCGGCGAGAAGTTAGACGAGAAGGCCATCAAGGACATCGAGATCGCTCAAAAGAGTCCCCTCCTTTACGGCAGAAAACTCTACGTCCTCGCCTTCGCTCCAAGAATCTCGAGGTACATCTTCAGAGATAGGTTAAAGACGGCTCTCCAAATGCGTCAGAGACAGGCAGAGCTATTCGTCCCATTGATCAGAGCTCGAAAAGAATTCAAGAAACAGCAACAACGGCAGAAGAGCGAAGAGGAAAGGTTCGTCTACTCCTATGTCGATTCCCTTCTGGACATCGAACTCTCGGAAGAAGGGGGAAGGAAGTTAACAGAGCCGGAGATGGTGGCCTTGTGCTCGGAGTTTCTGAACGCAGGCACGGACACAACCTCGACGGCGTTGCAATGGATCATGGCGAACCTGGTGAAGCACCAAGAGATACAAGCGAAGTTAATGGAAGAAATTGATGGGGCGGTGGGGAGCGAGGGAGAGGAGATCAAGGAGGAGGACTTGCAGAAGATGCCGTATTTGAAGGCGGTGATCATGGAAGGGCTGCGGCGCCACCCGCCGGGCCACTTCGTGCTGATGCACACCGTGACGGAGGACGTGATCTtggatgggtatttgataccgaaAGGGGCTGCGATTAATTTCATGGTGGCGGAGATTGGTAGGGATGGGAAGGTGTGGGAGGAGCCGATGGAGTTCAAACCGGAGAGGTTCTTGGCCGGGGGGACGGGGGAGGGGGTGGATATAACGGGGAGTAGGGAGATCAAGATGATGCCGTTTGGGGTGGGGAGGAGGATATGCCCGGGGCTTGTGCTCGCCATGCTGCATCTCGAGTACTTTGTGGCCAATTTGGTGAGGGAATTCGAGTGGAAACCCGTGGATGGGGAGGAGGTGGACTTGTCTGAGAAGCCGGAATTCACCGTTGTCATGAAGAATCCTCTCCGGGCATGCATACTTCCACGGAGGAAGATATAG